From a region of the Halomonas sp. HL-93 genome:
- the glpK gene encoding glycerol kinase GlpK, with protein MSSFILAIDQGTTSSRAILFDREGQVAAVAQQEFTQHYPHDGWIEHDPEDIWETVVATCRDVVKKAAIKVNQIAGVGITNQRETTIVWDQHSGKPVYNAIVWQDRRTSSLCEQLRAEGHTERVQAKTGLLIDPYFSATKLAWILDNVEGTRARAEKGELLFGTVDSFLIWRLTGGRHHVTDATNASRTALFNIHEQCWDDELLDLFDIPASMLPEVKDSSDDFGTMDTRWLGAELPIAGVAGDQQAALVGQACFQPGMGKSTYGTGCFMIVNTGETPSLSRNRLLTTIGYRLNGKPTYAMEGSIFVAGATVQWLRDGLNLFADAAETEALARKTRSGHSVYLVPAFTGLGAPHWDPKARGAIFGLTRDTGIAEIVAAGLQAVCYQTRDLQHCMNDDMEAPPGNLRVDGGMVKNNWVMQFLADMLNVQVDRPTILETTALGAAYLAGLRLGWYETLDDIEQLWRCERSFTPSMEEATRDQLYQGWLDAVSRVRSVD; from the coding sequence ATGTCCTCTTTTATACTTGCCATTGATCAAGGTACGACCAGTTCCCGCGCGATTCTCTTTGACCGTGAAGGCCAAGTCGCCGCGGTCGCGCAGCAGGAGTTTACCCAGCACTATCCCCATGATGGCTGGATTGAACACGACCCTGAAGATATTTGGGAGACTGTTGTCGCCACTTGCCGAGACGTCGTCAAAAAAGCGGCGATCAAGGTAAACCAAATTGCCGGGGTGGGCATCACCAATCAGCGTGAAACCACCATCGTATGGGATCAGCACTCTGGGAAACCGGTTTATAACGCCATTGTTTGGCAGGACCGGCGTACGTCATCGCTCTGTGAGCAGCTTCGCGCTGAGGGCCACACTGAGCGTGTTCAAGCCAAGACTGGCCTGCTGATCGACCCGTATTTTTCCGCTACCAAGCTGGCATGGATATTAGACAACGTCGAAGGCACCCGTGCGCGGGCAGAAAAAGGTGAACTGCTATTTGGGACGGTTGATAGCTTTCTGATCTGGCGTTTAACCGGTGGCCGTCATCACGTGACAGACGCCACCAATGCGTCGCGTACGGCCTTGTTCAATATCCATGAGCAATGCTGGGACGACGAGCTACTTGATTTGTTCGATATACCCGCGTCGATGCTCCCCGAGGTGAAAGACTCAAGCGATGATTTCGGCACAATGGACACTCGCTGGTTGGGTGCCGAGCTGCCCATTGCCGGTGTGGCTGGCGACCAACAAGCCGCGCTGGTTGGCCAAGCGTGTTTTCAGCCGGGAATGGGGAAAAGCACCTATGGCACTGGGTGCTTTATGATCGTCAACACTGGCGAGACACCCTCTTTGTCGCGTAATCGGCTACTGACCACGATCGGTTATCGACTTAATGGCAAGCCCACTTATGCCATGGAAGGCAGTATCTTTGTAGCCGGTGCCACCGTGCAGTGGTTGCGCGATGGCCTGAATTTATTTGCAGATGCAGCGGAAACCGAAGCGCTTGCCCGTAAAACGCGTAGCGGGCACAGCGTTTATTTAGTCCCTGCGTTTACTGGCTTGGGCGCACCGCACTGGGATCCTAAAGCCCGCGGGGCGATTTTTGGCCTAACCCGCGACACCGGGATCGCGGAAATTGTCGCCGCCGGCCTTCAGGCGGTTTGTTACCAGACGCGTGATCTTCAACACTGCATGAATGACGACATGGAAGCGCCGCCCGGCAACTTGCGTGTCGATGGCGGCATGGTCAAGAACAACTGGGTCATGCAGTTTCTGGCCGATATGCTGAACGTGCAGGTGGATCGTCCAACAATTCTGGAAACTACCGCCCTGGGAGCCGCCTACCTGGCAGGTCTGCGACTAGGTTGGTATGAAACGCTTGATGATATTGAGC
- a CDS encoding DeoR/GlpR family transcriptional regulator, producing the protein MNQQFRQDAIIELVRQHGYMSIEQLTDHFAVTPQTIRRDLNTLANDGRVRRVHGGVGIESSTVNTAYSTRKTMHLEEKERIARCLAEHIPNDASLFINIGTSNEVIAQALLDHQGLEIITNNLNVAAILQHKEDFTVIIAGGQVRSRDGGIIGEAAIDFINQFKVDYGIIGISGIDEDGSLLEFDYQEVRVAQAIIANSRRVYLAADYSKFHRNPVVRQGNIAQLDALFTDRKPPEAIQRLLTQHDVALHLA; encoded by the coding sequence ATGAATCAACAGTTTCGTCAAGATGCGATTATTGAGCTGGTCCGCCAGCATGGCTACATGAGCATTGAGCAACTCACCGACCATTTTGCCGTAACGCCGCAAACCATTCGTCGAGACCTTAATACGTTGGCTAACGACGGCCGTGTGAGACGCGTCCATGGTGGTGTAGGGATTGAGTCAAGTACGGTGAATACGGCTTACAGCACGCGTAAAACCATGCATCTGGAAGAAAAAGAACGCATTGCCCGCTGTTTAGCCGAGCATATTCCGAACGATGCCTCGCTGTTTATTAACATTGGTACCAGTAACGAGGTGATCGCTCAGGCACTTTTAGATCACCAGGGACTGGAGATAATTACCAATAATCTCAACGTTGCCGCGATACTGCAGCATAAGGAAGACTTCACGGTGATTATCGCGGGGGGGCAGGTGCGCTCACGCGATGGGGGGATTATTGGCGAGGCGGCCATCGACTTTATCAATCAGTTTAAGGTCGACTACGGCATTATCGGGATCAGCGGCATCGACGAAGACGGTTCTTTACTAGAATTTGACTATCAGGAAGTCCGCGTTGCCCAGGCGATAATCGCCAATTCACGGCGTGTTTATCTGGCCGCCGATTACTCCAAATTTCACCGTAACCCGGTGGTTCGTCAGGGTAATATTGCCCAACTGGATGCATTATTTACCGACCGTAAACCGCCCGAGGCCATTCAGCGTTTGCTTACTCAGCACGATGTCGCGTTACACCTTGCCTGA